A single window of Parabacteroides pacaensis DNA harbors:
- the ileS gene encoding isoleucine--tRNA ligase — translation MSKKFAEYSQFDLSDINREVLKMWNNQDIFHKSLETREGHPSFVFYEGPPSANGMPGIHHVIARSIKDIFCRYKTMKGFHVKRKAGWDTHGLPVELGVEKSLGITKEDIGKKITVAEYNAACRKDVMKFTKEWEDLTNKMGYWVDMDDPYITYDNRYIETLWYLLKQLYQKGLLYKGYTIQPYSPAAGTGLSTHELNQPGCYKDVKDTTCTAQFRILDPKPEMTEFGEPFFLAWTTTPWTLPSNTALCVGPNISYVAVQTYNPYTGMPMTAILGKDRVDAYFNPKASELPLENFEAGQKLVPYRIVAEYKGTELAGMKYEQLIPWVDPGEGAFRVITGDFVTTEDGTGIVHIAPTFGADDDRVAKATGVPPLMMMDKDGNKRPMVDMTGKYYLLEDLDPDFVQNNMNAADYDPFAGRFVKNAYDATLTDKDETLDISICMMLKVQNRVFRIEKQVHNYPHCWRTDKPVLYYPLDSWFIRTTACRERMIELNNTINWKPQSTGTGRFGKWLENLQDWNLSRSRYWGTPLPIWRTEDGTEEKCIGSVEELYNEIEKSVEAGFMETNPYAEAGFKVGEYTKNNYEKIDLHRPYVDDVILLSDSGKPMKRETDLIDVWFDSGAMPYAQIHYPFENKEAFEARTIYPADFIAEGVDQTRGWFFTLHALATMIFDSVAYKTVVSNGLVLDKNGNKMSKRLGNAVDPFQTIDKYGSDPLRWYMITNASPWDNIKFDIDGIEEVRRKFFGTLYNTYSFFALYANVDSFSYREADIPIKDRPEIDRWILSLLNSLIKEVDEFYSSYEPTRAGRAISDFVNDNLSNWYVRLNRRRFWGGEFTQDKLSAYQTLYTCLETVAKLMAPIAPFYADRLYMDLIAVTGREDAKSVHLADFPKYNEALIDKDLEERMQIAQDISSMVLALRRKVSIKVRQPLQTIMVPVVDARQQDSIEAVKDLVLNEVNVKELKFVDNTAGVLVKKVKPDFKKLGPRYGKIMKQLALALQGMSQENIADFERQGSFTFNIAGQDAIVDLADVEIISEDIPGWLVANEGKLTVALDITITEKLRKEGLARELVNRIQNVRKANGYDITDKVNVKVLSSEQMDDAIEEYTEYIANQVLAANLIIVNEMDDATELDFEDFILKVKVTKA, via the coding sequence ATGAGTAAGAAATTTGCCGAATATTCACAGTTTGACCTTTCGGATATAAATAGGGAGGTATTGAAAATGTGGAACAATCAGGATATTTTCCACAAAAGTCTCGAAACCCGTGAAGGACATCCGTCATTTGTATTTTATGAAGGACCTCCTTCAGCGAATGGAATGCCGGGTATTCACCATGTGATTGCTCGTTCCATTAAAGATATTTTCTGTCGCTATAAAACCATGAAAGGTTTTCATGTAAAACGGAAAGCCGGTTGGGATACACATGGACTTCCTGTGGAATTGGGCGTGGAAAAATCATTAGGTATTACCAAAGAGGATATCGGCAAAAAGATTACGGTAGCAGAGTATAATGCAGCTTGCCGGAAAGATGTGATGAAGTTTACTAAAGAGTGGGAGGACTTGACGAATAAAATGGGTTATTGGGTAGATATGGATGATCCATATATTACGTATGATAATCGGTATATCGAAACGTTGTGGTATCTTCTGAAACAACTTTATCAAAAAGGCCTTTTATATAAAGGTTATACTATTCAGCCTTATTCTCCGGCTGCCGGAACAGGGTTAAGCACTCACGAATTGAACCAGCCGGGTTGTTATAAAGATGTAAAAGATACTACTTGCACGGCCCAATTCCGGATATTGGATCCGAAACCGGAGATGACAGAGTTCGGCGAACCTTTTTTTCTGGCATGGACTACTACTCCATGGACATTACCTTCGAATACGGCTCTTTGTGTAGGCCCGAATATTTCTTATGTAGCTGTACAAACATATAATCCTTATACAGGCATGCCTATGACGGCCATTCTGGGGAAAGACCGTGTGGATGCTTATTTTAATCCGAAGGCTTCCGAGCTTCCTTTAGAGAATTTTGAAGCAGGACAGAAACTGGTTCCTTACCGGATTGTTGCCGAATATAAAGGAACTGAACTTGCCGGAATGAAGTATGAGCAACTGATTCCGTGGGTAGATCCGGGAGAGGGTGCTTTTAGAGTAATTACCGGTGATTTTGTAACGACAGAAGACGGTACGGGGATTGTACATATAGCTCCTACATTTGGAGCGGACGACGACCGGGTAGCAAAGGCTACCGGTGTGCCTCCGTTGATGATGATGGATAAAGACGGAAACAAGCGTCCGATGGTAGACATGACCGGTAAATATTATTTACTGGAAGATTTGGATCCGGACTTCGTACAAAATAATATGAATGCGGCGGACTACGACCCGTTTGCCGGACGCTTTGTAAAAAATGCCTATGATGCTACTCTGACGGATAAGGATGAAACACTGGATATCAGTATATGTATGATGCTGAAGGTACAAAATCGTGTATTCCGTATAGAGAAACAAGTTCATAACTATCCTCATTGCTGGCGTACGGATAAGCCGGTACTTTATTATCCGTTGGATAGTTGGTTTATCCGGACTACCGCTTGCCGGGAAAGGATGATAGAGCTGAACAATACCATTAACTGGAAACCTCAGTCTACAGGTACAGGCCGTTTCGGTAAATGGCTGGAAAATCTTCAAGATTGGAATTTGTCGCGTAGCCGTTATTGGGGGACTCCTCTTCCTATTTGGCGTACGGAAGATGGGACGGAGGAGAAATGTATCGGTTCGGTAGAAGAATTATACAATGAGATAGAAAAATCGGTCGAAGCCGGTTTTATGGAGACGAATCCTTATGCAGAGGCGGGCTTTAAAGTAGGAGAGTATACAAAAAATAATTACGAAAAGATTGATTTGCATCGTCCTTATGTAGACGACGTTATTTTATTGTCGGATTCCGGAAAGCCTATGAAACGTGAAACAGACCTGATTGACGTTTGGTTTGATTCCGGTGCGATGCCTTATGCTCAGATCCATTATCCGTTTGAAAATAAAGAAGCATTTGAGGCGCGTACTATTTATCCGGCGGATTTTATTGCCGAAGGGGTAGACCAAACACGTGGCTGGTTCTTCACATTGCATGCTTTGGCTACTATGATTTTTGATAGCGTAGCTTATAAAACTGTTGTTTCTAACGGTTTGGTGCTGGATAAGAACGGGAATAAGATGTCTAAACGTTTGGGAAATGCGGTAGATCCATTCCAGACTATCGATAAGTATGGTTCCGATCCATTACGTTGGTATATGATTACCAATGCATCGCCTTGGGATAATATTAAATTTGATATAGACGGTATTGAAGAAGTACGCCGTAAATTCTTCGGTACATTATATAATACGTATTCTTTCTTTGCCTTATATGCTAACGTCGATTCTTTCAGTTATCGAGAAGCCGATATACCGATAAAGGATCGTCCGGAGATTGACCGTTGGATTCTTTCGCTCCTTAATTCCTTAATCAAGGAAGTAGACGAATTTTATTCTTCTTACGAACCTACCCGGGCCGGACGGGCTATCTCGGATTTTGTAAACGATAATCTGAGTAACTGGTATGTACGTTTAAACCGTCGACGTTTTTGGGGGGGAGAGTTTACGCAGGATAAGTTATCGGCTTATCAAACCTTATATACCTGCTTGGAAACCGTTGCCAAATTAATGGCTCCTATTGCTCCTTTCTATGCCGACCGATTGTATATGGACTTGATTGCTGTTACCGGACGTGAAGATGCGAAATCTGTTCATTTGGCTGACTTCCCGAAATATAATGAAGCTTTGATAGACAAAGACCTGGAAGAACGGATGCAAATAGCACAAGATATCTCTTCTATGGTGTTAGCTTTGCGACGTAAGGTAAGCATAAAAGTCCGTCAGCCGTTGCAAACGATTATGGTACCGGTAGTAGATGCCCGTCAACAAGACAGTATAGAGGCTGTAAAAGATCTTGTCCTCAATGAAGTGAACGTAAAGGAATTGAAATTCGTAGATAATACAGCCGGTGTATTGGTAAAGAAGGTGAAACCGGACTTTAAAAAACTGGGTCCGCGTTACGGAAAAATTATGAAACAATTGGCTCTTGCTCTGCAAGGTATGTCTCAGGAAAATATTGCAGATTTTGAAAGGCAAGGTTCTTTTACTTTTAACATTGCCGGACAGGATGCTATTGTTGATTTGGCGGATGTTGAAATTATTTCGGAAGATATTCCCGGTTGGTTAGTAGCCAATGAAGGAAAGCTGACGGTTGCCCTGGATATTACTATCACGGAAAAACTTCGAAAAGAAGGATTAGCCCGTGAATTGGTAAACCGTATCCAGAATGTACGGAAAGCAAATGGCTATGACATTACAGATAAAGTAAATGTCAAAGTATTATCTTCCGAACAGATGGACGATGCTATTGAGGAATATACTGAATACATTGCTAATCAGGTGTTAGCAGCAAATTTGATTATTGTGAATGAAATGGATGATGCGACGGAACTTGATTTTGAGGATTTTATCCTCAAAGTGAAAGTGACGAAGGCATAA
- a CDS encoding TraR/DksA family transcriptional regulator, translating into MAEKTRYSDAELEEFRAIILEKLEKAKKDYELLKAAVMNSDGNDVTDTSPTFKVLEEGAATLSKEEAGRLAQRQMKFIQNLEVALIRIENKTYGICRETGKLIPKERLRAVPHATLSIEAKMNGAK; encoded by the coding sequence ATGGCAGAAAAGACAAGATATTCGGATGCAGAATTAGAGGAATTCCGTGCCATTATCCTGGAAAAGCTTGAAAAGGCAAAGAAGGATTATGAGTTGTTAAAAGCTGCAGTAATGAATTCTGACGGTAATGATGTAACTGATACATCCCCCACATTTAAAGTGCTGGAAGAAGGTGCTGCCACTTTATCGAAAGAAGAAGCAGGTCGTTTGGCACAACGTCAGATGAAGTTTATTCAGAATCTGGAAGTTGCTTTGATCCGTATTGAAAATAAAACGTATGGGATTTGCCGGGAAACAGGCAAATTGATTCCGAAAGAGCGTTTACGTGCTGTTCCTCATGCTACTTTGAGTATTGAAGCAAAGATGAACGGAGCCAAGTAA
- a CDS encoding lipoprotein signal peptidase, whose amino-acid sequence MKISKGWGAILIIFLILAADQALKIWIKTHMQLHDSIEVTKWFYLYFTENPGMAFGIEVIGKLFLSVFRIIAVCFIGYYLYQLVKKKYKFGYIACVSLILAGAVGNIIDSIFYGVIFDHSYGQVATFLPAEGGYASWLHGKVVDMFYFPLIQTVLPDWIPIWGGEEFVFFRPIFNLADSAICVGVFILLIFYRHTLSESLSKEAIKKNA is encoded by the coding sequence ATGAAGATTTCTAAAGGTTGGGGTGCCATATTAATAATTTTCCTGATATTGGCTGCAGATCAGGCATTAAAAATATGGATAAAGACTCACATGCAGTTACACGATAGTATAGAGGTTACCAAATGGTTTTATCTCTATTTCACCGAGAATCCGGGAATGGCTTTCGGAATTGAAGTGATAGGTAAACTTTTCTTGTCGGTTTTCCGTATTATTGCGGTTTGCTTTATAGGATATTATTTGTATCAATTAGTAAAGAAGAAATACAAGTTTGGTTATATTGCATGTGTTTCTTTGATTTTGGCAGGAGCTGTAGGAAATATTATCGATTCGATTTTTTACGGTGTAATATTTGATCATAGTTATGGGCAGGTAGCTACTTTCCTGCCTGCGGAAGGTGGGTATGCCTCCTGGTTGCATGGGAAAGTAGTGGATATGTTTTATTTTCCTTTGATTCAGACTGTACTTCCGGATTGGATACCGATATGGGGTGGAGAAGAGTTCGTTTTTTTCCGGCCTATCTTTAATTTGGCAGATTCTGCTATTTGTGTAGGGGTATTTATCTTATTGATATTTTATCGTCATACTTTATCGGAAAGTCTTTCAAAAGAAGCAATTAAGAAGAATGCATAA
- a CDS encoding DUF4296 domain-containing protein has product MHNKLNIYVLAGFMAFIFMIACSKVPSGILSEKKMKEVLIDMHLAEAMINSDYKEYNTYEKKEALYKSVFDKHGVTEAEYDTSLVWYGRNLDIYMRVYDGVIAELNAKKKALGDIQPDAAPNTGQDSVNIWNRFDYLTFSPRSPYNGVYFNFVPQGGYKAGSSFVLALDVWGLNKQMTQAPEVRLSVEQSDTTFTAMRYLTHDGLNELMVKSLPLQPIKRVYGYIRLKESGDRYYKIYVDSIRLMRYNYGTNVVLNAEDMPQLIFPKDTLWADSIHIKELEKDSIGKRALKTLKNVEKNKEIISEGEPESGSKLVSSVKESSAGKNKSNPVLSAKSN; this is encoded by the coding sequence ATGCATAATAAGCTGAATATATATGTCCTTGCCGGTTTCATGGCTTTCATTTTTATGATTGCTTGCAGTAAGGTGCCTAGCGGGATTCTTTCGGAAAAGAAAATGAAGGAAGTACTTATCGATATGCATTTAGCTGAAGCAATGATTAATTCCGATTATAAAGAATATAATACATACGAAAAAAAAGAAGCTTTATATAAATCGGTGTTTGATAAACATGGAGTAACAGAAGCCGAATATGATACTTCTTTGGTTTGGTATGGCCGTAATTTAGATATCTATATGCGGGTATACGACGGAGTGATTGCGGAGTTGAATGCTAAAAAGAAAGCATTAGGAGATATTCAACCGGATGCAGCTCCTAATACCGGGCAGGATTCTGTAAATATATGGAACCGGTTTGATTATTTGACATTTTCCCCTCGTTCGCCTTATAACGGGGTTTATTTTAATTTTGTACCCCAGGGAGGATACAAGGCGGGCAGTTCATTTGTCTTGGCTTTGGATGTATGGGGATTGAATAAACAAATGACACAGGCTCCCGAAGTACGTTTAAGTGTGGAACAGTCTGATACTACCTTTACGGCCATGCGTTATCTTACACATGACGGCTTAAATGAACTGATGGTAAAAAGTTTACCACTTCAACCGATTAAACGGGTATATGGATATATCCGCTTAAAAGAGTCCGGAGATAGATACTATAAAATCTATGTGGATAGTATTCGATTAATGAGATATAATTATGGTACGAATGTCGTGTTAAATGCAGAGGATATGCCCCAGTTGATTTTCCCTAAAGATACTTTATGGGCAGATTCTATCCATATAAAAGAATTGGAAAAAGATTCTATCGGAAAGAGGGCTCTGAAGACTTTAAAGAATGTGGAGAAAAATAAGGAAATAATAAGCGAGGGGGAGCCTGAATCAGGAAGTAAGTTAGTGTCTAGTGTAAAAGAGTCGTCTGCTGGTAAAAATAAATCTAATCCCGTATTATCTGCTAAAAGTAATTAG
- a CDS encoding RNA methyltransferase: MLSKSKVKYIRSLNIKKFRNQYNAFVAEGNKLVADMLPFFKCELLIAKPSWMATQGDLNPEELIVAEEDDIQKASFLKTPQDVLAVFKRPAVNIEEADASHQFILALDGIQDPGNLGTIVRLADWYGIEHIVCSIDTVDVFSPKAIQATMGALARVKVHYVPLEEYLKKQEPPLYGTFLNGENIYHKTLTPYGVVVMGNEGNGIRPQIEKLITEKLFIPNYPLDRKTSESLNVAIATAITCAEFRRRML, translated from the coding sequence ATGCTAAGTAAATCGAAAGTTAAATATATTAGATCTCTAAATATAAAAAAGTTCAGAAATCAATACAATGCTTTTGTAGCAGAGGGAAACAAATTAGTTGCAGACATGCTCCCTTTTTTTAAATGCGAACTATTAATAGCCAAACCCTCTTGGATGGCAACGCAAGGCGACTTAAATCCAGAAGAATTAATTGTTGCAGAAGAAGATGACATCCAAAAAGCAAGCTTCTTAAAAACTCCCCAAGATGTATTAGCTGTTTTTAAACGCCCGGCTGTTAACATAGAAGAAGCGGATGCAAGTCATCAATTCATACTAGCATTAGATGGAATACAAGATCCTGGCAATCTAGGGACAATCGTCCGTTTGGCTGACTGGTACGGAATAGAACATATCGTATGCAGTATAGATACGGTAGACGTATTTAGTCCTAAAGCTATACAAGCTACTATGGGAGCCTTAGCACGTGTCAAAGTCCATTATGTTCCCTTAGAAGAATACCTAAAAAAACAAGAACCGCCCCTATATGGAACCTTTCTGAACGGAGAAAATATATATCATAAAACATTAACTCCCTATGGTGTAGTCGTTATGGGAAATGAAGGGAATGGAATACGTCCGCAAATAGAAAAACTTATTACTGAAAAATTATTTATTCCGAACTATCCGTTGGATAGAAAAACTTCCGAATCGCTGAATGTCGCCATTGCTACAGCTATTACATGTGCTGAATTCAGAAGAAGAATGCTTTAG
- the tamL gene encoding translocation and assembly module lipoprotein TamL has translation MKEVLRIYIFLLIILCFLFSCSSTKYVPDGQYLLDKVEIKSDNKNFKSTDLKDYLRQQPNFKMFGLIKTQLYLYDWSGRDSTKWLSRQLRRMGEAPVIMDTALIRQSEEELERFFINKGYMNAEVESAIDTAKYKKAKVTYQIVANEPYKIQNYTMEITDAKIDSIARLKAPKRHRFSSMFSETQNVYTPLIKEGSLFDRDVLDQERQRLTTLLRRRGYYAFNKDYIAYLADSTLNKNIVDLNLYVKPFLAALPNGETEKQPHRPYYINNVSVVTDYDPVKMGEEGSMYRVTDTLKTDKFSIYYGENGRSIRPTVLSRSCYLIPGELYNERKVEQTYSAFSTLNALRNVNIRFNEVMENDTMKLNCTILTSPAKPQSFGVDLEGTNTAGDFGFATGLSYQHRNIFQGSEVFGIKLRGAYEALSNSFSKNMLEFGVETSLTFPQFLFPFLNSNFKRRLRASTEIRFSYNMQKRPEYDRKIVSGSWGYSWQSRTNRSVRHTFKLLNIDYMYLPYKDSSFMANIPDYVAKYNYSNQFTVGSSYTYSFSNYDPQNRHRDTRSLRIAVESAGNFLYAMSKILGKQQDSERKYTLFGIKYSQYIKGDIDFSKTFALDNRNTLAFHVGGGVGYPYGNAIMPWEKMYFSGGANSVRGWSVRSLGPGSLSKDSVKTFVDQSGEMRLDMNVEYRTKLFWKFEMAAYIDAGNIWNVKKRSDMPDANFDFGRFYREIAVSYGLGLRLDFDFFLVRFDTGFKAYDPQERGGRRWAIKNPNFKNNFAWHFAVGYPF, from the coding sequence ATGAAGGAAGTACTTCGCATATATATTTTTTTATTAATTATACTTTGCTTTTTATTTTCATGTAGTTCAACGAAATACGTGCCGGACGGACAATATCTTTTGGATAAGGTAGAAATAAAATCAGATAACAAAAATTTTAAATCTACTGATCTAAAAGATTATTTACGTCAGCAGCCTAATTTTAAAATGTTTGGATTAATAAAGACGCAGCTTTATCTTTATGATTGGTCTGGTCGTGATTCTACCAAATGGTTAAGTCGTCAGTTAAGAAGAATGGGGGAAGCTCCGGTTATAATGGATACTGCTTTGATCCGTCAATCCGAAGAAGAGCTAGAACGTTTTTTTATTAATAAAGGATATATGAATGCGGAAGTAGAGTCGGCTATAGATACTGCGAAATACAAGAAGGCGAAAGTTACTTATCAAATTGTTGCGAACGAGCCTTATAAAATCCAAAATTATACAATGGAAATAACAGATGCGAAAATAGATAGTATTGCTCGGTTAAAAGCTCCGAAACGACATCGTTTTTCTTCTATGTTTAGTGAGACTCAAAATGTATATACTCCTTTAATTAAAGAAGGTAGTCTTTTTGATAGAGATGTTTTAGACCAGGAACGTCAGCGTCTAACTACCTTATTACGTAGAAGGGGGTATTATGCATTTAATAAAGATTATATTGCTTATTTGGCGGATAGTACATTAAATAAGAACATAGTAGATCTTAATCTGTATGTAAAGCCTTTTCTAGCTGCTTTACCGAATGGGGAAACTGAAAAACAACCTCATCGTCCTTATTATATCAACAATGTATCAGTCGTAACTGATTATGACCCGGTCAAAATGGGTGAAGAAGGCTCTATGTATAGAGTGACAGATACCTTGAAGACGGATAAATTTTCTATTTATTACGGTGAAAACGGAAGGTCTATCCGACCTACAGTGTTAAGTAGAAGTTGCTACCTTATTCCGGGGGAGCTGTATAACGAGCGCAAAGTGGAACAAACCTATTCGGCATTTTCTACCTTAAATGCATTGCGGAATGTAAACATCCGGTTTAATGAAGTTATGGAAAATGATACGATGAAGTTGAATTGCACTATTCTAACTTCTCCGGCTAAGCCTCAGTCCTTTGGTGTGGATTTGGAAGGAACGAATACAGCCGGTGATTTTGGTTTTGCTACAGGACTAAGTTATCAGCATAGAAATATCTTCCAGGGGTCGGAAGTTTTTGGCATAAAACTTCGTGGAGCCTATGAAGCTTTATCTAATTCATTTTCTAAGAATATGTTAGAATTCGGAGTGGAAACCTCACTTACATTTCCACAATTTCTTTTTCCTTTTTTAAATAGCAATTTCAAGAGAAGGTTGAGAGCTTCTACTGAAATACGATTTAGCTATAATATGCAGAAGCGTCCGGAATATGATAGAAAAATTGTTTCCGGGAGTTGGGGGTATAGTTGGCAGAGTAGGACTAACCGTTCTGTCAGGCATACATTTAAGCTGTTGAATATTGATTATATGTATTTGCCTTACAAGGATAGTTCGTTTATGGCAAATATTCCTGATTATGTAGCAAAGTATAATTATAGTAACCAGTTTACAGTAGGTAGTTCTTATACGTATTCTTTTTCTAATTATGATCCGCAGAACCGACACAGAGACACGCGTTCTTTGAGGATAGCTGTAGAATCGGCAGGAAATTTTTTATATGCTATGTCTAAAATATTAGGTAAGCAGCAGGATAGTGAAAGGAAGTATACTTTGTTCGGAATAAAATATTCACAATATATCAAGGGGGATATTGATTTTAGTAAAACTTTTGCATTGGATAACCGGAATACATTAGCTTTTCATGTAGGGGGAGGTGTGGGATATCCTTATGGAAATGCCATTATGCCTTGGGAAAAAATGTATTTTTCCGGGGGGGCAAACAGTGTACGTGGCTGGTCTGTACGTTCTTTAGGTCCCGGAAGCTTATCTAAAGATTCTGTGAAAACTTTTGTGGATCAATCAGGAGAAATGCGTCTGGATATGAATGTGGAATACCGTACTAAATTATTTTGGAAATTTGAAATGGCTGCTTACATTGATGCGGGAAATATTTGGAATGTAAAAAAACGATCAGACATGCCAGATGCTAATTTTGATTTTGGACGTTTTTACAGGGAAATTGCTGTATCTTATGGATTGGGTTTGCGGTTAGATTTTGATTTTTTCTTGGTTCGTTTTGATACAGGTTTTAAAGCGTATGATCCTCAGGAAAGAGGAGGTCGGCGGTGGGCTATAAAGAATCCTAATTTTAAGAATAATTTTGCCTGGCATTTTGCTGTAGGTTATCCTTTTTAA